The following coding sequences are from one Achromobacter sp. B7 window:
- the prfA gene encoding peptide chain release factor 1: MKSSMRSRLEHLCNRLTEVDALLAQPETASDMDRFRKLSRERAELEPVVDAFTAFARTEEDLATAQEMLSDPDMKAMAEDEIKSGRGKLESLESALQLLLLPRDPNDGRSVFLEIRAGTGGDESALFSGDLLRMYTRYAEARGWRVELMSESASELGGYKEVIARIDGDGAYGRLKFESGAHRVQRVPATEAQGRIHTSACTVAVMAEADEMSEIVINANDLRIDTFRASGAGGQHINKTDSAVRITHLPTGLVVECQDDRSQHRNKDKAMQVLAARLKDKETRERQSKEAAERKSLIGTGDRSERIRTYNFPQGRVTDHRINLTLYKLQQIMEGDLEELTGALIAEHQAEQLAALGDDL; encoded by the coding sequence ATGAAATCTTCCATGCGCAGCCGGCTGGAGCATCTGTGTAACCGCCTGACCGAGGTGGACGCGTTGCTGGCCCAACCGGAAACCGCGTCCGATATGGACCGTTTTCGCAAGCTCTCGCGCGAACGCGCCGAGCTGGAACCCGTGGTCGACGCGTTCACCGCATTTGCCCGCACTGAAGAAGACCTGGCGACGGCGCAGGAAATGCTGTCCGACCCCGACATGAAGGCCATGGCCGAAGACGAGATCAAGTCGGGCCGAGGCAAGCTGGAAAGCCTGGAAAGCGCGTTGCAGCTCTTGCTGCTGCCGCGCGACCCCAACGACGGGCGCAGCGTGTTCCTGGAAATCCGCGCCGGCACGGGCGGCGACGAAAGCGCGTTGTTCTCGGGCGACCTGCTGCGCATGTACACCCGCTATGCGGAAGCGCGCGGCTGGCGCGTCGAGCTGATGTCGGAAAGCGCCTCGGAGCTGGGCGGCTACAAGGAAGTGATCGCGCGCATTGATGGCGACGGCGCCTACGGCCGCCTGAAGTTCGAATCCGGCGCACACCGCGTGCAGCGCGTGCCGGCCACCGAAGCGCAAGGCCGCATCCACACGTCGGCCTGCACCGTGGCCGTGATGGCGGAAGCCGACGAGATGTCGGAAATCGTCATCAACGCCAACGACCTGCGCATCGACACGTTCCGCGCCAGCGGCGCGGGCGGCCAGCACATCAACAAGACCGATTCAGCGGTGCGCATCACCCACTTGCCGACCGGCCTGGTGGTGGAATGCCAGGATGACCGCTCGCAGCACCGCAACAAGGACAAGGCCATGCAGGTGCTCGCCGCGCGCCTGAAAGACAAGGAAACGCGCGAGCGCCAGAGCAAGGAAGCCGCCGAGCGCAAGAGCCTGATCGGCACGGGCGACCGCTCCGAGCGCATCCGCACCTATAACTTTCCGCAGGGCCGCGTGACGGACCACCGCATCAACCTGACGCTGTACAAGTTGCAGCAGATCATGGAAGGCGACCTGGAAGAGCTGACCGGCGCGCTGATCGCCGAGCATCAGGCCGAGCAGTTGGCGGCGCTGGGCGACGACCTCTGA
- the hemA gene encoding glutamyl-tRNA reductase, with protein MSVAVLAFGLNHTSAPVSVRERVSMPVDLVKPALEGLRSAFGGSVREAAILSTCNRTEIYCAADGHVADQLPAWLAEHNRLDAGTLRPHLYRHHQDDAVRHAFRVASGLDSMVLGETQIVGQMKDAVRAAGEAGSLGTLLHQMFQRTFSVAKEVRSQTAIGAQSVSMAAAAVRLAERVFGNLDQARTLFIGAGEMIELCATHFAAQRPRSMVVANRTAERAEILANRFSASTMKLSDLTDRLSEFDVIVSCTASSLPILGLGMVERATRLRRHRPMVMIDLAVPRDIEPEVGRLDDVYLYSVDDLGRLVQTGTDARRAAVVQAEAIIETRVQGFMHWMQSREVVPVIRDLHQAAEDVRAAELERARRLLARGESPEAVLEQLAHGLTQKYLHGPLAALNRSEGDDRKQLLAWMPRLFPGRDSRR; from the coding sequence ATGTCGGTCGCTGTCCTTGCCTTCGGTCTGAACCACACGTCCGCGCCGGTTTCGGTTCGCGAACGCGTGTCCATGCCCGTCGATCTGGTCAAGCCTGCGCTGGAAGGTCTGCGTTCGGCATTCGGCGGTTCCGTCCGTGAAGCCGCCATCCTGTCCACCTGTAATCGCACCGAAATCTATTGCGCGGCCGACGGTCACGTCGCTGATCAATTGCCCGCCTGGCTGGCTGAACATAACCGCCTGGACGCCGGCACGCTGCGCCCGCACCTGTACCGCCATCATCAAGACGACGCCGTCCGTCACGCTTTCCGCGTGGCCAGCGGGCTGGACTCCATGGTGCTGGGTGAAACCCAGATCGTGGGGCAGATGAAAGACGCCGTGCGCGCCGCCGGCGAAGCCGGGTCGCTGGGCACCTTGCTGCACCAGATGTTCCAGCGCACGTTCTCGGTGGCCAAGGAAGTGCGGTCGCAGACGGCCATTGGCGCACAGTCGGTGTCCATGGCCGCCGCCGCCGTCCGCCTGGCCGAGCGCGTGTTCGGCAACCTGGACCAGGCCCGCACGCTGTTCATCGGCGCGGGCGAAATGATTGAACTGTGTGCCACCCACTTCGCCGCGCAACGGCCGCGCAGCATGGTGGTGGCCAACCGCACGGCCGAGCGCGCCGAAATCCTGGCCAACCGTTTTTCGGCCAGCACCATGAAGCTGTCCGACCTGACGGATCGCCTGTCCGAGTTCGACGTCATCGTTTCCTGTACGGCAAGCTCCCTGCCCATCCTCGGCCTGGGGATGGTGGAACGGGCTACGCGCCTGCGCCGCCACCGCCCCATGGTCATGATCGACCTGGCCGTGCCGCGCGACATCGAACCCGAAGTCGGCCGCCTGGACGACGTCTATCTGTATTCGGTGGACGACCTGGGCCGGCTGGTGCAGACCGGCACCGACGCGCGCCGCGCTGCCGTGGTGCAGGCCGAAGCCATTATCGAAACCCGCGTCCAGGGCTTCATGCACTGGATGCAGTCCCGCGAAGTGGTGCCCGTTATCCGCGACCTGCACCAGGCCGCCGAAGACGTCCGCGCCGCTGAACTGGAACGCGCGCGCCGCCTCCTGGCGCGTGGCGAATCGCCCGAAGCCGTGCTGGAACAGCTGGCGCACGGGCTGACGCAAAAATACCTGCACGGCCCGCTGGCGGCCTTGAACCGCAGTGAAGGCGACGACCGCAAGCAACTGCTTGCCTGGATGCCGCGCCTGTTTCCCGGCCGCGACTCCCGCCGTTAG
- a CDS encoding PIN domain-containing protein, translated as MTAAVLLDTSYLISLVDATRPNHQIATRYFRQMLDESLPIYFSAVVAAEFGIKQALTDLPLQKFRHLPFNIPHEQRAAQLWNALGPRGDGTGRAVARDDIKLIAQACHERIPFVLNEDASSLHKYCERLR; from the coding sequence ATGACGGCAGCAGTGTTGCTGGATACCAGCTATCTGATCTCGCTCGTCGACGCGACTCGCCCCAACCACCAAATTGCCACCCGGTACTTCCGGCAGATGCTCGACGAGTCTCTGCCGATTTATTTTTCGGCAGTCGTTGCAGCAGAATTCGGCATCAAGCAAGCACTGACCGACTTACCACTGCAAAAGTTTCGCCACCTGCCGTTCAACATCCCGCACGAGCAGCGAGCCGCCCAATTGTGGAATGCGCTGGGCCCAAGGGGCGATGGCACTGGGCGCGCAGTTGCGCGTGATGACATCAAACTCATTGCCCAGGCTTGTCACGAGCGCATTCCCTTTGTCCTCAATGAGGACGCTTCCTCGCTGCACAAATACTGCGAACGGCTACGTTAG
- a CDS encoding long-chain fatty acid--CoA ligase, giving the protein MNNAAPPVAELLEFIAQDGCTDAQFDRMALRLFAYQYGANAPYRAFCQRRGATVRNVKTWSDIPAVPIDAFKAMELRCEAPRADERVFMTSGTTRADMRGRHFHPHLEIYDLSMTRNFAARVMRGTPRLPMGILFPDEAAMPNSSLAHYLALAKTAFGTEDSRYFMSPQGIDLDGLWRRLEEAERDGQPYALLGASFSFVHVIDALRTAGRAFRLPPGSRILDTGGYKGQSRELPLDTFYSELSELLGVPRSLCINMYGMTELSTQFYDDGNATVPSVKSGPHWIRSRLVDPASGRTVPAGERGILAHCDLGNFNSVSTILTEDVGQPADGGFLLLGRAEGAQAKGCSLAVEAFIQSARP; this is encoded by the coding sequence ATGAACAACGCTGCCCCGCCCGTCGCGGAACTTCTTGAATTCATTGCCCAGGACGGCTGCACCGATGCGCAGTTCGACCGGATGGCGCTACGGCTTTTTGCGTATCAATATGGCGCCAACGCGCCGTATCGCGCGTTTTGCCAGCGGCGCGGCGCCACCGTGCGCAATGTGAAGACCTGGAGCGACATTCCCGCCGTGCCCATCGACGCCTTCAAGGCGATGGAGCTGCGCTGCGAGGCGCCTCGGGCCGACGAGCGTGTCTTCATGACCAGCGGCACTACGCGCGCCGATATGCGCGGGCGGCACTTTCACCCGCATCTTGAGATTTACGATCTGTCCATGACGCGCAATTTCGCCGCGCGCGTCATGCGGGGCACGCCGCGCCTGCCGATGGGCATTTTGTTTCCGGACGAAGCCGCCATGCCCAATTCGTCGCTGGCCCACTATCTGGCCCTGGCCAAGACCGCGTTCGGCACCGAAGACAGCCGCTATTTCATGTCGCCGCAGGGCATCGACCTGGATGGGTTGTGGCGTCGCCTTGAAGAGGCTGAACGCGACGGCCAGCCCTATGCGCTGCTGGGCGCCAGTTTCAGCTTCGTGCATGTGATCGATGCGCTGCGCACCGCGGGCCGCGCGTTCCGTTTGCCGCCGGGCAGCCGCATCCTGGACACCGGCGGCTACAAGGGCCAGTCGCGCGAGCTGCCGCTGGACACCTTTTATTCCGAGCTGTCCGAGCTGCTGGGCGTGCCGCGATCGCTGTGCATCAACATGTATGGCATGACCGAACTCAGCACCCAGTTTTATGACGACGGCAATGCCACCGTCCCTTCCGTGAAATCGGGGCCGCACTGGATTCGCTCGCGCCTGGTCGACCCCGCCAGCGGCCGCACCGTGCCCGCGGGCGAACGCGGCATCCTGGCGCACTGCGACCTGGGCAACTTCAATTCGGTCAGCACCATCCTCACTGAAGACGTCGGGCAACCCGCCGATGGCGGCTTTTTGCTGCTGGGCCGTGCTGAAGGCGCGCAGGCCAAGGGCTGCTCGCTGGCCGTCGAAGCATTCATTCAGTCGGCGCGGCCATGA
- a CDS encoding acyl-CoA reductase — translation MSVQRVQAGYLPGLTSADVQWQTLPFEQDGRRVDVAVPVLTASQMQALAERVKQASARHLKTMTVSEIINVIDRAIARLLDANDPVRQQADALLPIVSGYDGQMVRLGLTGFFKTFRAPQLHRFVAEDFANPKVLDGFQPAAKGGAVRAHGPQLLVHSWAGNVPALALWSLICGLLVKAGNIGKLPSAEPLFAGWFAHLLAEVHPPLADCLAVVWWRGAGEDDATALYAQADTVVAYGGNDALHAIQRRLPVTTRFLPHGHKLGFGVVSAAALDAQKAPALARRAAWDVMRYDQQGCYSPQIFYVQRGGLVSPRDFAAYLAGELANLHRRFPRRALDLAESAALAKWRQSIEWQLPSNAADVLIGDPDAAWTVSYVDTAPSLSPTALQRSIVVAGIDTLDEVAARVAPHHHYLQTAGVAATPEELYRLADQLGAAGVTRVSAIGAMSMPEAGWHHDGRFNLLDLVRMTEIEQSAETAADPYAPYEP, via the coding sequence ATGAGCGTGCAACGCGTCCAAGCGGGCTATCTGCCGGGGCTGACCTCGGCCGATGTCCAATGGCAGACCCTGCCCTTCGAGCAGGACGGCCGGCGCGTGGACGTGGCCGTGCCGGTGCTGACCGCCTCACAGATGCAAGCGCTGGCCGAACGCGTCAAGCAGGCCAGCGCGCGGCATCTGAAGACGATGACGGTGTCGGAGATCATCAACGTCATCGACCGCGCCATCGCCCGGTTGCTGGATGCCAACGACCCGGTTCGGCAACAAGCCGATGCGCTGTTGCCGATCGTCAGCGGCTATGACGGGCAGATGGTGCGGCTGGGCCTGACCGGCTTTTTCAAGACCTTCCGCGCGCCGCAGCTGCATCGCTTTGTGGCCGAAGACTTCGCCAACCCCAAGGTGCTGGACGGCTTTCAGCCCGCGGCCAAGGGCGGCGCGGTGCGCGCGCATGGCCCGCAATTGCTGGTGCACAGCTGGGCCGGCAACGTGCCCGCGCTGGCATTGTGGAGCCTGATCTGCGGCCTGCTGGTCAAGGCCGGCAATATTGGCAAGCTGCCCAGCGCCGAGCCGCTGTTTGCCGGCTGGTTCGCGCACCTGTTGGCCGAGGTGCACCCACCGCTGGCCGACTGCCTGGCCGTGGTCTGGTGGCGTGGCGCGGGCGAGGACGACGCCACCGCGCTGTACGCGCAGGCCGATACCGTCGTGGCGTACGGCGGCAACGATGCCCTGCATGCCATCCAGCGCCGCCTGCCCGTCACGACGCGCTTTCTGCCGCATGGCCACAAGCTGGGCTTTGGCGTGGTCAGCGCGGCCGCGCTGGACGCACAAAAGGCCCCCGCCCTGGCGCGCCGTGCGGCATGGGACGTGATGCGCTACGACCAGCAGGGCTGTTATTCGCCGCAGATCTTTTACGTGCAGCGTGGCGGCCTGGTATCGCCGCGCGACTTTGCCGCTTACCTGGCGGGCGAGCTAGCCAATCTGCATCGCCGCTTTCCGCGCCGCGCGTTGGATCTGGCCGAATCGGCGGCGCTGGCCAAATGGCGGCAGTCCATCGAATGGCAGTTGCCGTCCAACGCCGCCGACGTGCTGATCGGCGACCCCGATGCCGCGTGGACGGTCTCTTATGTGGACACCGCGCCTTCCCTGTCGCCCACGGCCCTGCAACGCAGCATCGTGGTGGCCGGTATCGACACGCTGGATGAGGTGGCGGCGCGCGTGGCGCCCCACCACCACTACCTGCAAACAGCGGGCGTGGCCGCCACGCCCGAAGAGCTGTATCGCCTGGCCGATCAGCTGGGCGCGGCAGGCGTTACCCGCGTCAGCGCGATTGGCGCGATGAGCATGCCCGAAGCGGGCTGGCATCACGACGGCCGTTTCAACCTGCTGGACCTGGTGCGCATGACGGAAATCGAACAGTCCGCCGAAACCGCCGCCGACCCCTACGCGCCGTACGAACCATGA
- a CDS encoding ABC transporter ATP-binding protein, with amino-acid sequence MIADLSRPFLHIDRAVYTYPGRAPIVNGIDWRLQAGGFHCLVGRSGCGKTTLLKLAAGLLTPQSGRVVLQDGTPAAPGPQLGYVFQAPTLLDWQHVIDNVLLPVSLQRRPLPEDARRAHDLLSMLGLSDHAQHYPRQLSGGQQSRVALARALILEPALLLLDEPFAALDAITRGELQDDLLRMCRLRNTTVLFVTHDISEAVYLGDRVAVMHQGRMLADLPVDLPAPRTQAMRHGAAFNATCAQVYEFMTGARP; translated from the coding sequence ATGATTGCGGACCTGTCCCGCCCCTTCCTGCACATCGACAGGGCGGTCTACACCTACCCCGGCCGCGCGCCCATCGTGAACGGCATCGACTGGCGCCTGCAAGCCGGCGGCTTTCATTGCCTGGTGGGCCGCAGCGGCTGCGGCAAGACCACGCTGCTGAAACTTGCCGCCGGGCTATTGACGCCGCAGTCCGGCCGCGTGGTGCTGCAAGACGGCACGCCCGCCGCGCCCGGCCCGCAGCTGGGCTATGTATTTCAAGCGCCGACGCTGCTGGACTGGCAACACGTGATCGACAACGTGCTGCTGCCCGTGTCCTTGCAACGCCGACCGCTGCCGGAAGACGCACGGCGCGCGCACGATCTGCTGTCCATGCTGGGCCTGTCCGACCACGCACAACACTACCCACGCCAACTGTCCGGCGGCCAGCAAAGCCGCGTGGCGCTGGCCCGCGCGCTGATTCTTGAACCCGCCTTGCTGTTGCTGGACGAACCCTTCGCGGCGCTGGACGCCATCACGCGCGGCGAGCTGCAAGACGACCTGCTGCGCATGTGCCGCCTGCGCAATACCACCGTGCTGTTCGTCACGCACGACATCAGCGAAGCCGTCTACCTGGGCGACCGCGTGGCCGTCATGCACCAGGGCCGCATGCTGGCCGACCTGCCGGTGGACCTGCCCGCGCCCCGCACGCAAGCCATGCGGCACGGCGCCGCGTTCAACGCCACCTGCGCGCAGGTGTATGAATTCATGACCGGGGCGCGCCCATGA
- a CDS encoding ABC transporter permease, whose product MTPAIRFRVLALALLVALLGAWEITVRQAGISALVLPAPSAVAKTLWTSLATGYLWPHIGATLAEMLLGLAIGGAAGLGIGIALAESALLDRVLKPYVIVSQVVPKLALAPLFVVWFGFGMAPTVVMTALICFFPLMENTLTGLRQVDPNRLQLFRMLGATRAQTLLRLKLPAGLPGILAGLRVALVLALVGAVVGEFIGASRGLGAVIIAAQGMMDTPLMFAALTAIAAIGLLGYQATLMLERRLLRPYADQS is encoded by the coding sequence ATGACGCCCGCCATTCGATTCCGCGTGCTGGCGCTGGCGCTGCTTGTCGCGCTGCTTGGCGCCTGGGAAATCACCGTGCGCCAAGCCGGTATCTCGGCATTGGTGCTGCCCGCCCCGTCCGCCGTCGCAAAAACCTTGTGGACCAGCCTGGCCACCGGCTACCTGTGGCCGCACATCGGCGCAACACTTGCCGAGATGCTGCTGGGCCTGGCGATCGGCGGCGCGGCGGGCCTGGGCATCGGCATTGCGTTGGCCGAATCGGCCTTGCTGGACCGCGTGCTCAAGCCCTACGTGATCGTCAGCCAGGTTGTCCCCAAGCTGGCGCTGGCGCCGCTGTTCGTGGTGTGGTTCGGCTTCGGCATGGCGCCCACGGTGGTCATGACCGCGCTGATCTGTTTTTTCCCCTTGATGGAAAACACGCTGACCGGGCTGCGCCAGGTCGACCCGAACCGGCTGCAACTGTTTCGCATGCTGGGCGCCACGCGCGCGCAAACCTTGCTGCGGCTGAAGCTGCCTGCCGGCCTGCCGGGCATCCTGGCGGGACTGCGCGTGGCGCTGGTGCTGGCACTGGTGGGCGCCGTAGTGGGCGAATTCATCGGCGCCAGCCGAGGCTTGGGCGCCGTCATCATCGCTGCCCAAGGCATGATGGACACGCCCCTGATGTTCGCCGCGCTGACCGCCATTGCCGCCATCGGGTTGCTGGGCTATCAGGCCACGCTGATGCTGGAACGACGCCTGCTGCGTCCCTACGCCGATCAATCATGA
- a CDS encoding ABC transporter substrate-binding protein has product MHFSPTRRALLTAAAGLAATSVAPLAARAQGASATAVSGTVTLAGWSKPISEITNLLAEPDKGFFKAQGVNLVYLPGAGGGDAIRNLLSGQADVAFTDPGSFFMALDKGEKLRAIYDIYPQNVFNVVSLKSANITRPADLKGKRIGVYSLSSGTRQNLLVMLHQAGLTEADVEIVVTGVLNFAPLLQGQVDATAATDTGLLVGRKRGLGEVNVMQVSDTLNVSSDLFVVRESALPQKQALLRAFLKAYRDSAAWMIAHPEEAAQLAGKRALDGTDLAVNLEVIRLRNAASIASGGRPLGTIDIGLLQQAADAYHALGLIKQPIDIAAVVDTHLLPEA; this is encoded by the coding sequence ATGCATTTTTCCCCCACCCGCCGCGCCTTGCTGACGGCCGCCGCAGGCCTTGCCGCCACGTCCGTGGCGCCGCTGGCGGCACGCGCCCAGGGCGCCTCGGCCACAGCCGTTAGCGGCACCGTCACGCTGGCGGGCTGGAGCAAGCCCATCAGCGAAATCACCAACCTGCTGGCCGAGCCAGACAAGGGCTTCTTCAAGGCGCAGGGCGTCAACCTTGTCTACCTGCCCGGCGCGGGCGGTGGCGACGCCATCCGCAACCTGCTCAGCGGCCAGGCCGACGTGGCCTTCACCGACCCCGGCTCGTTTTTCATGGCGTTGGACAAGGGCGAAAAGCTGCGCGCCATCTACGACATCTATCCGCAAAATGTCTTCAACGTGGTGTCGTTGAAGTCGGCCAACATCACGCGGCCGGCCGACTTGAAGGGCAAGCGCATCGGCGTCTACAGCCTGTCCAGCGGCACGCGCCAGAACCTGCTGGTGATGCTGCATCAGGCCGGGCTTACCGAAGCCGATGTTGAAATCGTCGTCACCGGCGTGCTGAACTTTGCGCCGCTGCTGCAAGGGCAAGTGGACGCCACCGCCGCCACCGACACCGGCTTGCTGGTGGGGCGCAAGCGCGGCCTGGGCGAGGTCAACGTGATGCAGGTCAGCGACACCCTGAACGTGTCCAGCGACCTGTTCGTCGTGCGCGAGTCGGCACTGCCGCAAAAGCAGGCCCTGCTGCGCGCCTTCCTGAAGGCTTATCGCGACAGCGCCGCGTGGATGATCGCGCATCCCGAAGAAGCGGCCCAACTGGCCGGCAAGCGCGCCCTTGACGGCACCGATCTGGCCGTCAACCTGGAAGTGATCCGGCTGCGCAACGCCGCATCCATCGCATCCGGCGGCAGGCCCTTGGGCACCATCGATATCGGCTTGCTGCAACAGGCGGCGGACGCTTACCACGCGTTGGGCCTCATCAAGCAGCCCATCGACATCGCCGCCGTTGTCGACACGCACTTGTTGCCGGAGGCATGA
- a CDS encoding SDR family oxidoreductase produces MNAALKFAGKVVLVTGASRGIGAEIARSFAREGATVVVNYLRNTAAADSVVAQCQAAGGDAWAVQGDVGVPDAVRAMVDGIVQDAGRLDIVVNNALRPYAFDPRQRTAFDALQWQDYQSQFDGAVGAAFNVCRAALPHFKQRAQGCIVNIASNLVEHPVVPYHDYTTAKAALVAFSRNLAVELGPYGVRVNCVAPGLVYPTDASGATQESFREQLIAATPLRRIARPQDVAGPVLFLASDWSGFMTGQVLFVDGGLVMR; encoded by the coding sequence ATGAATGCGGCGTTGAAATTCGCAGGCAAGGTGGTGCTGGTGACGGGCGCCAGCCGAGGCATCGGCGCCGAAATCGCGCGCAGCTTCGCGCGTGAAGGCGCCACCGTGGTCGTCAACTATTTGCGCAACACGGCCGCGGCCGACAGCGTGGTCGCGCAATGCCAGGCCGCCGGCGGCGATGCCTGGGCCGTGCAGGGGGACGTCGGCGTTCCCGACGCCGTGCGCGCCATGGTCGACGGCATCGTGCAAGACGCCGGCCGCCTGGACATCGTCGTCAACAATGCCTTGCGGCCCTACGCGTTCGACCCCCGCCAGCGCACCGCTTTCGATGCGCTGCAATGGCAGGACTATCAATCGCAGTTCGATGGCGCGGTCGGCGCCGCATTCAACGTGTGCCGCGCCGCACTGCCGCATTTCAAGCAGCGCGCGCAAGGCTGCATCGTCAACATCGCCAGCAACCTGGTCGAACATCCGGTGGTGCCGTACCACGACTACACCACTGCCAAGGCCGCGCTGGTGGCATTCAGCCGCAATCTGGCGGTTGAGCTGGGGCCGTATGGCGTGCGCGTCAACTGCGTCGCCCCCGGCCTGGTCTACCCGACCGACGCCAGCGGCGCCACGCAGGAATCATTTCGCGAGCAGCTGATTGCGGCCACGCCGCTGCGGCGCATCGCCCGCCCCCAGGACGTCGCCGGGCCGGTGCTGTTCCTGGCGTCTGACTGGAGCGGTTTCATGACGGGGCAAGTGCTGTTCGTGGACGGCGGACTGGTGATGCGCTAG